Below is a window of Nicotiana tabacum cultivar K326 chromosome 19, ASM71507v2, whole genome shotgun sequence DNA.
cgttggctatttataaaatagcttatagatcttaagatgtatatatagtataatatagtatatatataagcttatatatatactatactatactatactatatatatatatatatattataacgcattgctttgaatatctctttacaatatttttgtctttaaatttgaattaaaaaatttacgtcacaattctataatataatttacaaggaattgccttagatatttttattacgattttttttttctaacttctataaatttttgaaaaaaatagaaagtatctgttgggcccacttaggcccgCTTGGCCCCACTTAGGCCCGGAATCGGCCCACTTAATCAGGGACCGTTAGTTCGTAGTCCCGATCCCGGACCGGTTCCAACAAGAAGCCCGCGAAGCTCGAAATTATTTAGAACCGAGCCCTGCTCAGATGTCACCCTTAGTTGATGCACATTTTATTTGTTGTATTACTTAGTAAGTAATATTTTGTTTAGTGGTGTTGCTCATTGCTCCTTCTGCAAAAGCAattctatatttttaataaaagttttttttagttCCCAGGAATGTTTTACTTTAAGATATTCACTATTAGGTACTtccttaaaattaaataattgtgaCAGGATAGTCATGGGATCTCTGAAGCACCTACCAATTATCACAAATAGGATAATTACCCAAGGAGAGAGGTCCCCGAATAACCGAATAACTGAAGAGAAAATAACATGATAATTCTTCCGCATTCATGAAGTTGTATAGTTTGTCGGTAAGCAGAAAGCTGAGAAGTATCGAATTTGGGGGATGTTTTAATTTGTGGATATGGATATTGGGTCGGGTCGGATTGGGTCTTGCATATTTTAATTGAGTTATAATTTATTAGAttgaatttaaaaaattaaaaaatggtaGAATACGAAAAGATTACCGGAGAATTATCTTTGCCGGTAACTATGACTTTTTGAGCAAAGTTgtgaaagttttatgatttttgtgtgaaaaaataaagttatatgactttagtGAAAAAATGTCATAGTTATATgatcatttgtgaaatttactCCACTTAATAATTACTTGAAGTGTCTAAATGGTAAATGGGTTAGTTAAGGTGTTTGTTTGATAGTTAAGGATAACTTAAATAGGCTATTTATGTATTTCGCCTTCTGTGTTCTTATAAATATAAAGTTAGTTCTATACTTACCAGTGAAAGCATTTCAAGCTGCGTTGACCATGTTGATAGAGCTCATATTCATTTCTAGAATGATATGATATTCCAAAAACCATGGTTATAAGACTTCAAGATTAAAAGAACGGAAAATAGTAAGATCAAAATACTTCCTTTTGACACACCAATAATGTTTTGGCCAAATGCATAAGCAACCCTTTAAACTTGTCCGACTCTTTCATTTCGACACATTCTTAACAGGGTACTCAACTCGCTCAAAGAGTGTAGAATACTGTCAGCAAAATATGTCTAATTGATATATTTTAAAGGAGTTAGGGTACTAGCTTAACTTCAAGTGTCTAAATAAAATAATCGGACAGGTTTAGGGGACTGCGCATGTATTTGGTCTAAGCTCTTTGTTGAATGCGCGATGATAATTTCACTCAATGGTCGCAGCCCGCAGGTTCCAAAATTTTCAAAGCATTAAATGTATTTCATTACACAGATACcagttcattttatttttttttggaattatgATAATTATCTACCTAAATTACCTTtaatttttaaattgaaaattcaataATTACCCATTCTTATATCCCGATCATGATTTAAAAGAATGCAATATCTGTTCATTagcaataaaaatatcaaagtaTATTTTTATTAACTCCTCTACCACATCGCCTTAAAAATTTTaaaacccaataattaatcaTTCTTAAATCCTCATCATGTTTTAAAAGTGCAATATCTTCTAATTAGGGATAAAACCTCAAAGTATATTTTCGTCTACTTTTTTTTAACCATGCAGGCACGTAACAGCATATTTTAATGATCAATGCATAAAATACACCAGGGTAAAATAATCGTGAAGGATAATATAgctttttgttataaataaaaataaaacattaGCTTAGTCGTTTACTAGTAAATCAGTAAAGTGTAGGAGAATGTATAACGTCATAGGCAGGACTTAAACAGTTAAACCAAACTTTGTGGGACAttgattttcaagtgaaaaagagaaaagaaaagaataactTATTTCCTACTCTAGTTAACTCAATTGACTTGTAATATcacaccccccccccccggtcCTTGTTTTCTGCCTTCATGCCGTGGCGCCACTTAGATGACAAACTTACAGAGTTTTTCGACCTAAAATGTTGCGTAAAGCGTTTTTCTTGCTCGGTGATCGGTTAATGAAGTCAGTCTAAATCCCCGACTGGTCTCATTCCGTGTTAAAGCGTCAAGAGCAACAACTACCTTTCTGCCGTAATCCCATTTTCTCGGGGATTagaattaaaatatttttctgaaaaaTAGTTTAATAACTAAGAGGTCACAATTGAAATATCAAACTAACAGCTGTTGAGATTGTGAAAACTCGTATGGTGGACGGAGCTGAGAATAATCAAGGATACAATAATCGGAGCTGGAAACTTAGCTTTCCAAGGATATTTCCTAACACAGTCTATGAATTAGGCGAAACATCTCGCCCCTGTGAACAAAAGGAAGAGTTTGGTGTTAAGGTGGCTCAAAGAAAAGGAGGGACTTAATTCTTTACAGCTACATGAACATAGGGAAATTTGACACTGTCAAATCGCATGAATACAAAGTGGAAGAAGTTTTGACTTTCAATAGGCAGTAGGAAAAAGTGATTTACGATTCAAACTGCTTTTACTCCAACAGCAAGTGTTTCAAGCTTAAAATTGTCAACAGGTCTATGCAATATCACCAGTTGCTATTGTTTCAACAGTTGGAAGCATTTCATTTTATGCATACAAAGGTCTCTCCTGTAAGGTTTCCCTTGCAACTTCACATGTTGCATTTTAACTCACTGAATGCCTGTCATCCTAAAGAGAGAATGACCAAGAGACTATGCGTCAAGGACAGTAAAATGGTTAACTTTTCATCGAAATTTTTTGCTCATGAACATTGTAAGCCAGTTGGAATTTAGATCAAATTATACACAAGCAAATACAGAAACAAAGCATGTGCGCCAAAGCTAAGGCTGTTATAATATCCGAGCTAATGCAGGTTTTTGGTAAATCATGATCCACTCGTCAGAGTCTGCAAAATATGTATCAGCATATGTGCAACATACAAGTATCTTCTCCTCGTATGAGGTGTATACTATACACTGCAGAAATGTGCAAATTGGTAAAGTTCATTAACCCTAGATAGTAAATGTTATTTTTCTAAGTAATCAGAACCGCTAAATAGTAAATATTTTTGCTCTGCTAAATCCCTAGATAGACACTGAGATATGAATATTGCCAAAAAAGGAATTAGGAGCCTAACACCAAACAGCACCACGAGAGGAGCCGCAAAAAATAGAGGGTGGGAGAGATCATCAGAATCTTCACTGGTCTATAACACTGTTGGGGCTTTTGTTAGTGTTTTTCTGTTCCGTTTTCCTATCATAGTTTTCTGAGGTACTATCGAACACTATAATCTCGCTAAATATGTCGCACTTCTTTACCCAATGTTTAAATTTGCACATCTGGACAGTAATTCCTGTGAAAATCCAAAATAAGTAATGTTATAAAAACTGTACTGCAGAAATACCACATATTCCGTCAGAGATCAAGAAGCAGGGGGGAGCGGGGGTAGGGGGCTTTCTCATTTTCCAAATGTGAATTTGAGGTCAAATGAAGGACCATGCAATTAACAATAAATGAAAATTCTGCAAAATCTTTGATATGTTAAGAGGACACAGAGGTTTCAGGCATGGTAGGATAATGTAGCATTTAAAAAGCTGTTACCGACAGTATATTTTGTCCTAAAGCCCACATCTGTTATTATTCTCAAAGACACATCACGGCACCAGAACCAGGGTCATACTGATGCTATCTTCCCTATTTGCTTTAGATAATCATGTGGGAGGAGAGAAAAATAAGTAAATGGAGAGAAGGAAAAACATCCAAAACTGAATAAATATATCCAGGAAACACTTAGCAgcatattttgaaaaacaaaagagagaagaaaatcaGAAACCAATGGCCAAGATGGAACAAAAATAGCTTAATCATTCACAGTAATAAAATAGAACATTCTAATAGACAGTTCGACAAAAAATAGTCACTGCAAAGTTGAGCCTAACGCATTACGCATTCTACAGAGAAAAAACTCACATGTAAAGTAAAATTGGTTCTGAATCTTGCTCAATCTGTCAACTCTCAAGTTATGATCACATTAAATATAAAGtcattttttatttaagaaaataatctaATTTCACTTTTTAACCTGGATTAGGTTGATTTCATTGTCTAATCCAATTTGCATTAATCCTCATTTGGTTACAATTGAAGGTTGATTATTACTTACAGACTTGGAAGTTAGAAGGATCTTTTCTAGACATTCATTAATATAAGATTAATTAATTACACATTCATTAATATAGATTAATTACAGACTCCTCATTTAATTACACAGTATAACGACTTCATAATGTATGCTACACAATGAACATACGTTATTGATGCACTCAAAATTCAAGTACATATAAAcacaggggcggagctagagccTCGGTAACGGGTTCGGCTGAACCCAGTAGTTTTTGTGCAAACTgtatatttgtcttaagaaatccATTGAATAGATACAAATTTTTACTTTAGAACCCAGTAACATAAAAAGGCTAGAATTTCAAACCGAATAACttcaaatcctagatccgcctctctATAAACATATGATGGTTTGTATACTAGCTTTGATATTGATGCATTTATATCAAGCACTTATAACAGTATGCTGGTTTATGCACTAACTTTGATCATTATTAAGTTTTCTCAAAAGATGTCTTCAAGAAAAACCAGATGTAGTCTGTACTTCAACAAAGTTGATCTCTGGAAAACTAGATCTTTTTTCCCAACTTGCATAGTAGGATTAAGAAAATAGAATATAACTTCTCCGAAATCTCATGAGTTCAGAAACGCTACCTTTTAAATTTCCACATTAAAAGATAGTAAAGAAACGGAACAACCCATCTTAATTTTCTCCGAGTAAAATATAGACAATAGTGGTACAAGTTGTGATGTTTTGCATATTCAGATGCAATATATATTTGTACAGGGTATGCTATTTACTACCCATGCATCAAGTGTCTCACTCTCACCCAAAAGCAATAACTAACTTTATAACTAAAAACAATTACCCAAAAGCAAGATAGTAGAACTAATATGGGTCACCTATGTTGCTGGTGATGGGACAAGATAGGCATGAAAAGCTAAAATCTATTGAGAGTGCATTTATATGTATTATATTTTAGTATATAGAGACTGATAAAAAGAAACAACCTGATATCTTGTTGAGTTGAGGTTGTTCTCAGCCTTCTGTTTTTCAATCAGCTGGCTTGTCATTTCACCAATCAACTTCAGATGCACAACCTAAAAAGAATTTTCAGTCCAGAATCACCAACTGGTCCACTAACTTTTTTAGTGAAGTAGTTCATTGGATGGCATCAAGTAGATGAAATGAGTGGTTCACCAACATATTTTGTTAAACAAAAAAGATTAGGTGACAGAAATAATTACAGCGACCATTCTCTGAAAAATTGACATTTTAAAGGATTGTGTAAGTTATTGGTTTCTAAATCAACTGCAGCGCATATGTATGAGAAGCACTTGGAGAAGTTATTCAAATACCATGGGTGTACACTGTTTCGCATGGTTTGGTCCATTTATGAAGAAGGTAAGATAAGAAGTGGAACAAGAATTTTAGGGACATGGGGTAACTTCTGACATTTTGATAGAACTAACAATTGAAAAAGGGGATGTAAGGTCAGGCGCAATATGGTTGCTTGAGATCAGGAGATCAAGTGACACCGTATCATTAATATAGAAAGAGTTAAAACATACACAGGAAGTTGGAATTGACCCATTGACATTGTAGGTTCACATAAAATGTAAACATCTACAAACATTTTAGAAAGATATATCAACTGCAAGTCTGCAAGACATCAGCAGACCCAGTTTTAACGAATAAGAGTAGTCTGCACAGATATAGAGCCAGAGACCACAAAGCCTATCTGAATATAACATCCACGACATAATTTACAAAAATGATAAACTCCCGTGCAGCTTCACTCACTTATTACTAACATAGAGAGGAAACGTACAACCATTCTTCCACCAAGCGACATTAGGGCAAAAGATACAGCTAAAAGGTATATTCTTCTGAGATAGAAATATACTTGATCAAAGGAGTTGACAGCAGTACCTGAAGTAGCTTCTCTACAGAGGAAGGATAGAGGAACTGACTCAACCTTCCTTTTTCATCATTCAAACACCCTTCGACCTAACAGTAGCATCTTGAATTAGAATGATAGTAGAGAAGAATGGTTTGTCAGatataagaaattaaattaaaaaaacaaattcaTGCAACACAAAGCTATTTTTTAACACCAGATAAAGCATAGAAGACCTTCAATATATAATCTGCTGAAGAATAGCTATGGAGCCACTCAGAGGCAATTCGAGTGTAGCAACTGGATGTATCTGTAAGCAATTTCTCCTCAAACATGTGATAGTAAGTTCCTTTTTTTGGCCCATCATTTTCCACGAAAAAGGTAGAGAGGCCCTGTAGCAGGCTCCTGTCAATTGGTTCCTCCCTTCGGTCTTGACTTATCTACATGTGGCATACTATAAATCACTAACTGCATAGTTGGAATCAACAACAAACTTGACATGCTACTTTAACAGTACCAGTAAAAGTGCAGCATCAAAAACTTTGGGAAGGAGATCATTGCAAACCTGAAATGGACAAATGAAAAATCAGTATATTACGAAGTTTTTGCGTCTACAAAGAGTTAAAAGAGTGATAATTTCTTATAAAATATACAGAGACATTTACCCCATTCTGGAAACAGGTAAGGGCAATCTCTTTAAGAGGTGCAGATCTTTTCTGATCGGTGCATTTTTTATCAAGGTAAAGGAAAAACCCTCCAAGACACTTTAACATTGCTTTGTAATTTGTCCAGATACGTAAGAATTCAGCTAACAGAGAGGTACCACTCTTATCTTTCAGAGAAGGCAGAACCTAGAAGCAAAGTAAAAAGTGATATTCAACACTAGGCATTAGCAAGTGCTAGTAAAAGAAGATGCTAATAATAGATAAACCCACATTCATTGCATTGCTTTCCTGCCAATGCAATTGAAAACTACTAAAATTGGATATGTTTTTCAGCTTAGCCTGCAATGCATGGCCAAAATTCAAGAGAGAAGGACCAATATGttttccttttgcaaaaataacctcTGATCCTGAACTCATCATTGAGAACAaaaaggttttaaatattttggcACTCTCTCCATTACATACTGAAGAAAATGTAGTACAGGTCAAAGTATACAGAGGTAAGGAATTTACTCAAATCACATTATTTTAACAGAGGTCGACTGCGTCAATGAGCACCTTAGATCACTTATTAAACCCTACCACTGAGTGTACTCTTAAACATAAGCTTATGCTAATCAAATGAAACAGTGTTATTTGAACAGCTGAAGGTCtgatattaattcttttattatttctttgGTAAAAAAAAGTTTTTCTTAGCCAAGTCATCTTTGTAACTACAGAATCTTGGTTGCATTTAGTTATAACATTAGCAAGAAAATTCAATTTGTGAAGCATTTCATATCCAAATTAACCTGCAAGTAGAAATGAGTTGTACATCATCTGCATTCTACCCGTTTAAATGTGAGTGAAACCTATTACATAATTATATGAAAGACAATAATACATAACCCAAATGAACGACGATAATTTTTACATCGGCTAAATTCAGCAGATATAGTTAAGACAAcattgaaatgaaaattttgttTAGAGAAAATATGATCCCGCTGCTGGTCCGTAAATTCTCACCTTCAAGTATATACTCTCATCCAAGGTAGCATGATACCTATTAAGAAGTTCTGCTGATAAATCAAATGGGGGAGGTTGAACGCACAAGAGATAAACACAGCTATCAAGGGTTAAAGAAGCAAATTGCATGGGAATATAATAACACACTAAAGCTTCTGGGACTATATAGCTTCCGAGGAATTAAACAAACAGGACAAGTACAACGTCAGAATcagaaataataaaagttaaacCTCCTTCTCTGTAgttctttctttgtgattcacactcctttttcttcttttttttttgtgtgtgtgtgtttggggggggggggggggggcagggcaaatcaaaaccaacattCACTTCCGGAAGTAATGCTAGCACATTACTTGGCACATTAGTCAAAGGATCATAGTCTTAGATCTAATTATTTTTGGTAGAACTCCAGCGTAACTAAAGAATATAATAGAAAATTTGACTTTCATGATAGTTTCAAGTTAAATGACAGTTGCAAAAGCTGAAAACATATCTTTTGTTACGTCTTGACTTATCTACATGTAATAGCTACGTCTTGACTTATTTTTGCATCTCTGCTTTCACATGCCATGAAAATTAAAATGGTAATCCAGACGTAAAACAGCAATATTATTTTGATTAAACCTGTATGCATTTAGTTGAACaagccattgttgttgttgtactctcATAATTACCATCACATTTTTATGCAAACAGATTCTGTTAACTATAAAACAAATTAGAAAACCAACAAGGAAATACAAATAGATCCTAGAATGTCAACCTATACGTCCAAATTCATTGacataaaagagagaaaatattcATCTTTGGTAATTAAAATATCCCAGCAGAGTTCATCAAACTAAAACCAAGAAACGAAAATATTTGAACCATCATTAGCTGATTAAACCATCAGTTGCTGGTAACTAAGAAATCTTTTTGCAATTGAGCTACCGAAATCTAACGCTGCATTTGGTTGGAGTAGAGGCTGGAGGACTGAAAATTTAAGGCTCGTAGTCATTGTATGGCAAGGAAGTAAAGGAGAAAACGTGAAGTAAATGGGATTAGGCACCTCACAATCTCAGCTTTTCCAATCCATCCAATATTGGACCGAAAGAAGGAAGCTTATCACTTTTGCTTCCTGTAACCATACCAAACAACTAAAAGTAATTTACCAATAAATCAAACATCTTCTTTCTCCCAATATCTCCCCTCAAAATGGTCTTCACggctttggtctagtggtaagagcATAACTTGTAATGGGTGTTAGGTGCACGTCATGGGTACTAACCTTGCCGCAGATGAcgcctggtatttaagtggataAAGTAAAGGGGCAGGCCCATTTATTCACCGAGTTTTGAACTATCCACCACTTCCCTCGGGGATTCTCagttattcaaaaaaaaaagtatctCCCCTCAAAATATAATGTAATACTACTAGCAATAATGAATGGGGCAAAAGGCAAAGCAAGCATAACAAAATTGAAGGATACTCATAATATCTCATGTATTCTTCAGACGTGAACAGCTTACAGGCAGGGTAACCATCCAAAATAAACTTCACTTTCTTAATACCCTCCTCCAACGTCTTCATGCTCTCTTCCAGCTTCCCTCTGTTACTCATTCTCTCAATTCTTCAACCTActcttccaatttctacaaatcAACAAAACAACCACAACATTCAACTAAAACAAAATATGTAAAGCCCTAAAAAGTACAAAAGAGCACGCACAGGGTACTGCATCGACACTTATCACCCTACACGATCATTCATTCATCAGTCCAGATACACATTCAACACAAATAATTGTATACGCTGGTATTTCACAATTCAACGTGCTATATAAACCTATACATACAACTGTATTATATCTATACATCAGTTTATACGACCATCACTGTACACATGTaatttttggtttaaaaaattCACTAAAAATACAATGAACGATGAATCCGTGAAAATTTAAAAGTACATAACTAAAACAGAGAGGATTTTTGCCGAATCAGTGTCTTACCGGTTAGGGTTTATCAGAGGAAATGGGAGGAATTTTTGTACTTTCCAGCAACGTCTGTTTCTATGTGATGAATGCATGAAAACTGGGGAAAAAGCGAAATATAAGTAAAGTTGAAAGCTGCCTCAAAAGCTGAATTTTCCAGTTGTATATCCGACGGTGTCGTTTTATTAGTTTCATTCTCTGTTTTATGTTCTTTTTATATTTGGCATCCTCATAATTATGGGATTTCATTGGGACATCCGGCGCATGCTTAAAATCTGTAATTAGATTATGATTTTGTTACACCTTAAATGAAGCAAGAATTATTCAAATAGATTATCATGTTATCTCTACTCTATTGAGTACTAATTATGATTATACCTGTATTAATGCATATAATGTACGTGCAGCATTTCTACTAAGTATAACTTATTATGGTAAAATGTATTTTAGTAAGAGTACGTGTGTGAAGagtaaagaaaactgaaaagattaagatttttttttaaaaggaaagaaCCCCGAATAAATGGAAAGTCGAAACTGAAAAATTGTTTTATGATGGTTTGATTTAATTTACAGATTcgacaaattgaagaaattaacTCAACCAAATCATGTGTACCACTAAAGATCGTACACAACTGCAagtaagtaggcgtttggacataaaaaaaaaaatgaaacgaAAAGCATTATTTACTTGAAAAGGAGGTAAAAATcactttttcaaatttgaaactCATCTTCAAAAAATCAATGAAATATATAACCAAACACTATTTTAAAGATGAGTTTCGGAAAAAATATACATGGACAAACGGTTCCTAAGTAAATTGTTTTCGTATGTTTTTGAGATATTTTATTAAGTACTTATAAATAGAGTTATGAATCTTAGGTTGAGTTTGAATTGGGTATAATACTAGTTCTATATAAATCTTCTTATGCTTTTACCCCTTCTATCTTGTCACGGGATTTCATCCAAAAACACCTAGCTTACCTAGTGTAACGAGGGAGGCTAGATCAATATAGTTCTTAAACGATAATCGTAGCAATAAGAGAACAAGAATGAGACTTGTAAGAACAGTGAAGACTTCGATTCCACCTTCCATTCTGGTCcataaatgaaagaagaaaacaagatTTTGGTACAAAACCGCCAGAACAGAGAAAGGAACCAGATTTTATCAACAGCTACGATTACAATTCATTTGCAAAGAGCTAACAGTACAAGGATGGACACTTCCTTAAAGAACTACATCGTCTTCCGGCTTGACTTTGTCTAATAATCTTGATTCCACTAGCAAGTGCGCATATGTACGTTGTGCTTCTTTTAGCTCCTTCCGAAGCTTATTAACCTGCAACAAACATACGATAATTTTCCATTTGAAATCAGGTACTGCCTTCAACTACTGATGATTGAATAATTGACTTGCAACAATGAAATTTACTAAGGCAAAAcgttatttaattattatttaattaccTTCACATGAAGTTCTTCCTCCCTCTTCTCACAATCCGAGCACCTGGGACAAGAACAAAGTAGTTGCACATTAACAAAATTACAGGGATACACGATGGTGCTGCAAacataatctctctctctctcacacacacacactcactcTCTCACACGcacacatatatatgtatttgACTTGATTGTAATTGTATTTTATATATTTCTATGAGATAACACATAAATACCCCCTATAACTTGTTCCCTTTTTTCAACTACACATTTCAACTTTGCAGGGGACCTATTATCCCCCCCCCCTCTAAATTTGTCTGAAACAGAATTATTACCACCTTGAGAGACCAAAACTGGATCATCCTCATGGCACTGAGACCAGAATTATTCCACCCTTATCTTCTCCTGCTTCCGATCATCTTCTACATTGATTTTTCTGCAATTGTCTTCTTCACACTTCAATGTTGACCAAATATTTGAAGACCAATCCTTAATTCTCTCACCTTTTCCTAGAAAAACATACcctttttatccttttttttacTGGGCAAACACCATCATTGCGGTGAAAGAAATAGTCTATAATTCTCAAATGCTTAGGACCTTGACCAAAGCTCGTCATGGTCGCCACCATACCCACTGCTTCTTGCTGATGGGTATTGTGTTTTTTGGTATGAACTTGTAGTTCGAAGCAATGGGTTCTCTTAATTGGATACAGTGTTAAATGGAAAATGGTCTGTGCGTTAAATGAATGGGACTTTGGGGAGAGTGGGTATTGCTTGGTCTTTGTGCTTAAGAACTTGATGAGACCGTTAATATGTACTGATGTCACATACTGGCATGTTATGGAAGTTGAATTGTTATCTTCAAATGATTTGTTTAAGACATAATCAAGTGTACTCTCTCTAATAGCTTAATTTTTTAGATGAAACAGTCACACACTTCAACAAGGTGTTAGAGCAAGGCAGGGGTCCTGAGTTTGAATCTCACTGCTACCATcagcaaaaaaaaaggaaaaaggagaaCAGGTCCATATTTGCCCATGAACTTCGCAAAATGGTTTAAATTTGCCACCCATAATAGTTTGGAGTCAGATCTACCCTTGTCATTATAAAAATGGGCTAGATTTGCCCAACTAGTGAGGTCAGATCTATCCTTGCCATTACAAAAATGGGCTAGATTTGCCTTAATTAACT
It encodes the following:
- the LOC107784182 gene encoding cullin-1 isoform X1 gives rise to the protein MSNRGKLEESMKTLEEGIKKVKFILDGYPACKLFTSEEYMRYYDCVYLLCVQPPPFDLSAELLNRYHATLDESIYLKVLPSLKDKSGTSLLAEFLRIWTNYKAMLKCLGGFFLYLDKKCTDQKRSAPLKEIALTCFQNGVCNDLLPKVFDAALLLISQDRREEPIDRSLLQGLSTFFVENDGPKKGTYYHMFEEKLLTDTSSCYTRIASEWLHSYSSADYILKVEGCLNDEKGRLSQFLYPSSVEKLLQVVHLKLIGEMTSQLIEKQKAENNLNSTRYQELLSRCANLNIG
- the LOC107784182 gene encoding cullin-1 isoform X2, which produces MHSSHRNRRCWKVQKFLPFPLINPNRYHATLDESIYLKVLPSLKDKSGTSLLAEFLRIWTNYKAMLKCLGGFFLYLDKKCTDQKRSAPLKEIALTCFQNGVCNDLLPKVFDAALLLISQDRREEPIDRSLLQGLSTFFVENDGPKKGTYYHMFEEKLLTDTSSCYTRIASEWLHSYSSADYILKVEGCLNDEKGRLSQFLYPSSVEKLLQVVHLKLIGEMTSQLIEKQKAENNLNSTRYQELLSRCANLNIG